In Macaca nemestrina isolate mMacNem1 chromosome 10, mMacNem.hap1, whole genome shotgun sequence, the genomic window ACATAAGGCCCCTGTCCCATTTTTAATAGAACATTATTGAGGTACATTTTTATATGCTGTGCCACAGTtttggggaggggaaggagattAACAAACACTAGCTTGACTTGTTCTATTTATAACATTGAACGGTGGAGAGGGTCAACATTAGTatctataaaaacaaagattGCTTGGCAAATTTTCCTAAGTCCCAGATGTGATGTATTCTGGATATACTGGGAAGTGAAAAGCTTTTTGCTGAATCTTCAAGAGTAAAGTGCATATCTCATCACTCCACAGCAGCAGTAAATAAAAGGAACTATTTGCCAGTCTtcctggagggagggaaggcaccatattttcatttttaaaataagatgaaactgggaaataaaacacattaagaAAAAACACAAGTAATACCAATATCAGTTTCCAACCCTGGCATGGGATAGATGCTGTTATGATTTATATGGATAAAACAGTATTCTATTTGGAGGGAAAACATTAACAATGATTATATttccaaaaccaaaaagaaggaTCACATGGTCTACCAACAGAATTATCTAAAATTAGATCTGCCTCAGAAAATCTGAGATATATGGCCATAATTAtatgctaataaaatattaatatttcattctaAAATGCACCTAGTAATAGGTACATCCTTCCAGGACACAGCTTAATGCCCATTACTAAACTACTGCAAAGGACAAGTAGTATTCTAAATTaccttttattaaataggaaCACAAGTGATTTCTAGAAGACATCTAGAAATTAACACCAGTTGTATATATCTTCCTAATACTCTTATAGTACCTAAAATCAAATTCTTAGCAAATTGgtcccattttcatttttaaagcacaCAGTATTTAAAGCATAAACTGTAATGATTATATTGGAgttatctaaaaaaataaaaactaattagAATCCGGAGGAAACAATGAAAAGGATGACGGAAAGAATAAAGTATCCAACctccaaaatgaataaatagatcaGCCCTTTCATTTGGAGATTAATGTTCTGCCTTGACTGGTTGTTTCAGAAAAAACTATGTGCATTGGTTCCATCATAATTCTTATTCCACATTACAAAAACTATTACATAAATTTGGCACAATTAGCAATTTACTCAGAAGAAAGGATAGTGGAACAATGTATTAAAAATGGAACCTGCATCACGGAAACTGCACACCTATACCACTGCTCTCTTTTAAGGGAACAGTGAACACTTTAATAAGCACCAAGTTCACAAGGGAACAAAAGGCGGAAAAGAAAATTCTGCTATGCACATAGAATAAAATACACTGATATTGATTTATAATAAAGACACTAAAATGGCACTGAAAACGATAAAGACacctttaataatttattttctttataatgatCCCACTCTATTGTTCTCCTAATCCATCACTGTCCTATGATTCGGTTATTTACTGAATAGGTTGGATGCTAATATGACTAAAACTTTTTCATGCTAAATTAACCTTAGTTATATCTGGTAGATCCAGATCATAATCTCAAACTTCCTCATATTTAGaggaaatagtaaaatattttgcaaGGTTACCTAACCTTTTTCCACTCTACCTTCTCTCATATTCTCTAGTGTTTAGGAAATTGGAACATCTTTGATTTTCCAAGAGTTTGACATATGGAGACTCTTcagtttatataaattttaattcattttaatgctAAATTATGATACAATCTCATTGCTACAAGACTTCCACTGTACCTGCTATGCTGGCaacaatattaatatttcatggAAATCAAAGGATAATCAAAGATCCCGCTACAAGTAAAAGGACAGCAGAGCTGAGGAACACTAGAGTGGGCAGAGTACAACTGCAGCGTGTAGCTGGGGGAATTACTGCTAAAGTGCTGGGGAAGAGTGCCCACAGAGAAAACACGGTACACCTTGAGGGAACTTTGCATGTTAAAagtatcttcctttttttctcagttgCTAAAGAGATCACCTATGGACACAAGTAAATTTAGAATTGAGAGAATTTTTTATCAACTTGAAAAGTAAACAGCATATAAATAAATACTGGACAAGGGCAACCCTGTTATAGAATAACACAGTAAGTTCCAAATGAACCTTCAAAACCATAATTTGacaaaaatgcaaactaaacAACAATGAACACATAATCCAATTTCAAAACTATATACAAactcaaacattttaaattgaaaaggaCATAAAGCAACAAAATAACACATCCCAAACACCAAAGAAAAAACTGAAGATAAATGGAAACCTAATGGCACAAATGCCTCCAGAAAACAATGTTTTGTCAATAATCTATAGGAGAAAAACTTTCAAGAGATTGTGGTTcagattttcaaatgtttttgggTAAAGTGACCTGAGACTGATTCTTGAGCCTATTATAATTCTGAGTAAGATATGTGGACATGCCCTTCAAATGACATCATGAGATGAGTAAATAGAAAATCTTGTCTCCTTCTTGCCTTTCAGTGCACCAACAGCAAACCATACTCATGGACACGGGCTGCTTTCTAGTAACACTGAAGACAAAGGAGCTGACTGGTGTAAGAGGAGGTGTGGTACTTGTTTCCTTTACATATGTTTTGGCTCAAGTAAAAAAGCctttaattaatgaaataaaggatTCCTCATGTTACATGCTGGAGGCCACATACTGTGAACACTGAATCTACGAGCATTACTTTCAAAGCCTATAGTTATCTGTTAGCAATGCACATTGTCAAGAGGctttataaaaagttttaaaagccaACTATGACTTAGACATGAAAGATATGCGTTAAGTCCAGAATATTGATAAAAATCAACCAGCATGTCATTCACTTCAACTCTCATTTTAAATAGGCACTGTGAAAACAGGAATGCTGCTGTACAACGAGTAGTATATAATGAAATTAGTGTTCTTTAAGGAGTACCTGCTCTACATTAATTCCCTTTAGTTAAAGATGCACAtgaaatactcagaaaaaaattttatcagTCTATAAAAGGAGTTagtatttagaaatgaaaatgaagtacttgcatcttcatttttaaaaacttcacaaAGGTGCAAACAACATAATGCTTTCCAGGCTCACATGGGCAGATCAGTACTATTGTGTCTAGTTTTCCTAGATGTACCATCATCTCGTGGCAGTGCTTTCTGCAAATTTGACATAGCAGCAGTTCTCTCGATGTCTATCACGGCATACAGCTCTGTGCGCCTGGTAGGGGTTTGTGGAAGGGGAGTCGTAGGCGTTTTTGGAGTCTGAGGGTTGTCAGAGTCACTGCCACCTTCCAAGTCAACCTGTATGTAATTAAGCTGCCTGTGTTCTAAACTTGGGCGTCTGATATCAAAGTTAAAGACTGTAGGTGTACAGTCCCGACGCCTTGAATATTCTATTTTGTGAGCACTTGCCGGCACTGTTACATTCTCTGTATTTACATAGTTATGCATTGGATCTAGATTATTATGGTAGccatttagagatggggtctttggtCCTAAATTGTCATCTTCATCCCTACTTAGCTTGCGGGCTTCCCAAACAGGAGGCAAAGATGGTAGATTTTCATAGTTTAATAATGCAGTTCTTCTCTGAGCTGAGTTGTTGATATTCTGGGTATCTGAGGTACTGGTGGATGTCAGACGACCTCTCCTGACCCCTGAGGCACTAGGGATAGAtagcccatttatattttcatacaCCAGTTTGTTAACAGAGGGTGCATCTCTTCGTTCATCACTGTCATAGCCAGTGTCCCATTCTGTGTTATTTGCTCCACTTCCACTAACTTGATCTCTTCCAAGTTGCTccaatttctctttttccattAATTGCTTTTGAACAGGCGTTGGCCCTAAAACAAATTTGACTCCTTCAGGTTCAAGAAGAATCTGAGGATCCCTGTCCTCAATACTACTTGGTTCTTCTTTTGGTGTGTTGCTTTCAGCGTTAGAAACCCTCGCCTCCAATGGAACATGCACACTTGTGCGGTTTTTCCGCTCTTCTTGCACACCTGTAGTGTTGACATAGGTATgtacctaaaacaaaacaaagtgaattaatttacttaaaaaaacaaaactgaaaaaaagccTGACCACATCAGTTAATTTTATTAACAAGTTGATTTTATTAACTTTCTCTCCAAATGTACTCTTACTTCAAAACTTTTGCAactatttttttattaataaaaaggtAGAAAGAGAGAATAAATGTAGAAATGTCTTCCTAATTTGATAAAAGAGTAACGACTTTAAAATAACAtgcaggctgagtgcaatggcccacgcctgtaatcccagcactctgggacactgaagcgggtggatcacttgaggttaggagttcgagaccagcctggccaacgtggtgaaaccccgtccctactaaaaatacaaaaattagctgggcatggtggtgagcgcctgtaatcccagctactctggaggccgaggcacgcaaatcgcttgaacccgggaggcagaggttgcagtgagccgagattgcaccactacatatcagtctgggcaacagagtgaggctccatctcaaaagataaaGTAACATGCAACATTATATTTGATTGTTAAACATGataattatacaaaaaataaaaatcaggaacAAAATAGGGATTATCATTTTGCTGCTGTTGTAGAGGTTCTCAAAGCATTAAAATATGatccagaaataaataacaacTTTGAAAAGAGATAAATTTATCCTTATTTACTGATGATCTGACTATATAAGATAAACTCTACTAGATTTAATAAGAGTTCTGTAAAATgcatagatataaaataaatgccaCCTAGTAAGAAATTATCACTATTTAGAAAAGCTTAATGGTATTTTGGggagataatataaaaatatttagaagggccgggcgcagtggctcacgcctgtaatctcaacactttgggaggctggagcaggtggatcacttgaggtcaagagttcaaaactagcctggccaacacagtgaaaccctgtctctactaaaaatacgaaacaattagccgggtgtggtggcctgcgcctgtaatcccagctacctgggaggctgaggcagaagaactgcttgaacccgggaggtggaggttgcagtgagctgagatcacgccactgtactccagcttgcgTGACACAGAAAGACTCACGTAATTACGGTAAATAAGAACTCATTAtgtacagaacacaaagaaactgattttaaaaacactaaaaactTTTTAATATGACATATGGTTTACAAAACATAAGTATAACTAATTAATACAGAGGTTCCAACCAGATACTTCATTCCACACATGAAAACTAGAATAGTCGGGAACACTAAATAACTCCGTAACATTAACAGCAAAATCTACCTTCCTACTAGTAGTTCACTGACTGTAACGGCTAAAATATGAAAAGCAGCATAAACTCTTAATCCATTGGACGTTCTTATAATGGGAACTGACCATTAGTTATGCCTTTCTTAATCTATAGATGTACCTCTTCTGTGAACCCACAAGCTACTGTAATGCTAAATTCCCCTGAATGCCTGCATATATTTGAGCATAAGCCAGCAAATATATGCTATTTCCTCTGATTGTTCACTACAAAAGTAATTTACAAACAGATAAACTTCAAGCTGAATAAAATCGTCTAGTTTTAGCACAGTGGTACCCTTACTCTGAACAATCATTATTGCTGTTACACCGGAGCATATGCTTACTTGTTCCTCAGCCACAAGCAAAGGATGTGTAGATTCTTCCCCTACTGAAGGCAGGCGAGCACTTCCCACAGAAGGATGTCTGCTTGAAGGATGGGATGAAGCATCTCCAAATGAGGGATATCGGGGATATCCATTAGGTAAGTTCTGAGCAGCAAATCCTGgagctgagttttttttttattggtttaaggaaaaggggggtgggggcagagagaataaaaatgattaagaatcGAATCTGTACTGAGAGGATTATAAGAGGTCTTTCTGCCAAGACAGCAGAAATCAGAGCACAAATAGTATTACTCCCACTCCATATTTTAGATAATATGAAATactaaatgttttcatttttaaaatattttaagtacatagaactttttttttttttttttgagatggagtcttgctctgttgcccaggctggagtgtagtggcgcgatctctgctcactgcaggctccacctcccgggttcatgccattctcctgcctcagcctcccgagtagctgggactacaggcatccgtcaccacgcccggctaatttttttgtatttttttagtagagacggggtttcaccgtgttagccaggatgctctcgatctcctgacctcatgatctgcccacctcagcctcccaaagtgctgggattacaggcatgaacgaccgtgcctggcctacagctgtttttaaaaactgacaactATTATACTTTTGTTATCCAATGGTGATTTATAGTGTGTTATTGACTAAATATCCATAATCTGTATCTTACAACTAAATGTCTGTTATTCAAAATGTGAGAGGGAAAATGGGTACCTACTTGTAGGTGTTCGAGGTGTTCTAGGGACTTCCAATTCTGTCTGATGATTATTCCTTTCTACAACTGGCTCTTCCACCACATTTATACTATTATTTTGCATAATCTCTTGCAACATGTTAAATAATTCTTCTGCACGGGCACACTTAAAGGCAAAGATTCCTACAAATATAaaccaaaagggaaaaatagttAACATACCTTTGGAAAAACTATGGGAACACTTGACAAAGAGCAGAATTGTAAAGTAAGCATTCTATGCGCCAAGAGTAAGAAatccctttaaaataaatatctgataaATTAATGATTATTCCCTGTTTCAAAACAAGCCCCCGCCAAAAGTTCACAGAATAATTTTCATTCATCTAAGGGAGATGGCCCAAAACAAAGCTGATGAAATCAAGACCTGCACACTTAAGGCTCATCTGTTTCTAAACAGCAGGGGGAGCCCAACTCACTACTCCAAGGTGATCATCTGCCATGTAACAGGCCCCTTGGAAAGTCCCTAGGTGTTTTCCAATTGCTATCTTGTTTAATTATTACAATAATTATAAGATAGGTATTACCATTTCCCTGTTATAGAGAAGAAATTTAACATTCAACAGAAGTCCTGTAACTTGTCAAGGCCATTCAAGTAATAGGtagtaaaaaaatcaatgataaaGACATTTAGTCAATTTAGCAGGCCCAATCATTTACTGAAAAATCTTAAAGGTAACACGAGCCAAAACTTCTCACATAGACAATGTGCTTAATAAACACttgataaatgaatacataatatACTATATCTTTTCTTAACAATCTGCTTATTTTGGgattttcataagaaaaatattaatctttATATACAGAATAGCTGaaagaataatatttcaaatataataattggaaaaaaaaaccaaagattCTACCTTGTCCAGTTTGACACCTTCGACCactttcaaaagaaaagagattcGAGTCATAGCCATAGCGTCGCAGGCAGAGGTAGTGCCATTTTACTGAGTCACGTTTGCGGGTGTATAAAATCAGTTCTGTGTCTGTAAGTTCCATTATGCCAGAACCTAACTCATTCCCATCATCATCCACATTaatgacctaaaaaaaaaaaaaaaggtgacagtCGTGCAAATATTTCACCAATTCGTCAGGAAAACGCATTGTTGCTAATTAGTTATTTGTAATTTGTTAGTTCATTCATCAACCAATGTGTGTGTCAGGCATGGACTATGTAGCTGTGTAACACCCAGTTCAGATCTGTaagaaatttacatttccactggggaaacaaaacatacaaacacaaaacagTGTATGATTAATTGACAAATGAATGCAACAGCAGCTGCAGAAGGCAGGAAATGTGGCCTAAGGTTGTTGAGACACCTTCATGTAAGAGGAGGAGGGCCTTTAGCTGGACCACTAGTATAAATAAAttgacacagaaaataaaatcagggGGGAAATCTAGTGGGTCAGGAGATAAAGGGGACATCATAAAAACACAATGTTAAAGCAGAACAAAAAAGTACCTTTCAAAGAGACCAAAATAGATTGGCACAGAGTTCATATAAGGAAAGGTTTAGTACTGCTGAGCTTCAGAAAACGTCCAAAGACTAGAGCAGTAGATAACATTTAGGGAGAAGTTACTATTCCCCGGGAGTGGGAGAAGagctttatatgtatttttctcatttaaccctcataaCAATCCTAGACTACATTGTACAAAAATGGAACTAAGACTCAGTAATAAtgtaacctgcccaaggtcacaaagcttaTAAAGTAACAGACTTATACCTAGGTTTGTGTGATCAAGGCTACTCTTTATAACAGATCGAGGTCAGACTATCAGACACAAAACAGCTATAGGAGCATTTAGCCTATAGATAAAATAACACCACAGAAGTTTTAGCAAACAGGTTAGCAAATGATGAAAGAAGATTAATTTGATGGTGACTACAGGATGAATCAGAGGGTGACTTGAGGTAGAGTCCAGTTAAGAAATCCCACAGGCATGCATTAAAATGATAACTGAAAGATAGTGATGAGATTGAAAAGGCACCCtgtaaaatggcattttaaaaacagtgttaccaCAACAGTGTGGCTAATTAGATACAGAGgaccaaaggaaaactaaaaaaaaaattccatactGTAAGAAAATGTTGTCATTGTTTATTAAATCAAGAAAGACAGggtggaaagaaagggaaatagaagggTTTGGCGATGAATGCCaggaataagatttttttttttttttcttgagacagagtctcgctctgtcgcccgggctgcagtgcagtggcatgatctcggctcactgcaagctctgcctcccgggttcatgcctttctcgtccctcagcctcccgagtagctgggactacaggcgcccgccactaggcccggctaattttttttgtatttttagtagagacgggttttcaccatgttggccaggatggtctcaatctcctgacctcgtgatccgcctgtctcggcctcccaaagtgctgggattataggcgtgagtcaccgcacccagcctaagatatgttaagtgaaataaagaaCACCCAACTAGGCAGTAAGATATATAACTCAACCAGTTTTACTGACCTTAAACTTGTTCCGATGGTTATCTGGGACAGTGTCTTTATCTGGACAGCTACAACAGCTACCCATGGCTTCTTCAGAAGACCATGTGTGCACTACATGAAAAATGATTTGGAAAATGTATTAGATGAAGGATACAACAACTGTAAACAGAAAAAGACTTTAGAAATAATCTAACACAAACATTCTGATGCAGAAAATTAAGTCCAACAAGGTATATGGCTGCAGCTAGATTTTATACAGCTAGCTAGTTGATTTTACTCAGTAATAATGAGAATAAATTTTGTGAGGCATTAATACTGTCACACAAATCTCAAATTTCTAGTTAAATTTGCAAAGGTCACCTATTCTAAAAtcatctaaaaaacaaaccaacttAAGGtctcatatatattatttaaataattaacttGTGTTCAAGAGTTAATGAAATTAACCCTTTGTGGCTTATCAGGAATTTCACATCCttctttaaagagagagagagaaacagagagacagagacagagacagacaggcaggcaggcagacattatgttgcccaaggctgggctcaaactcctgggctcaagtgatcctcccacctcagcctcctgagtagctgggactacaggagtgccaGGCCTGGCttgttcttctttaaataaaaaatcaccGAAAGGATGGTAAACTTCTGGCTTGGCAGGTATTTTGACTGTTGTTACTCATTGTAGTATCTTTTATGTCTCCACAAGACAAGAGTTCATtggtaattaaaacaaaatcaaatttcGAATAGTTCATTGGTAAGGGGGAAAGACAACTTAAAATTAAGCAGTAAAGTAACACACAGAATACTGGCAAAACTGATACAGCATGTCTATTTAATACTCCTTTCCCATAGAAGGAGAGAGAAGTGGTTATACACCTGACATTGAGTGTTTAAGAACACTCCAACTAAGCAGATAAAGACAATGCCAAAGCATCACTTACAAGTAAGGGAAATAATCAGATAGAATATGACAATATATgaaaaaaggaggagggaaggaagcacAGAAGCTACAAAACATTACAAACATAAATTTGATTGAAGCTTGTTGAAAATTATTCAGTGGCTCTCTACTATCTTCAGTTTAACAGTATAAACTCTTCAGTATGACAGATCCGATCAGATGCAATGTGATCCCTGTCTACAGATCCAGTCTAGACTCTCCCTGCTCTGTTTCAAGCCCTATTCTTAGTCCCGTAGAATAAACAAGGTGTGGTTTCCCCAGAGCATCTTGGTCTCTCACATCCTTCCAAGCTGCTCCCTTTctgcttctttcctttctcaagaTTCAACTCAAAGTGCAGTTCCTCTAGGATGCTTTCCCTGACTCTAAGCAACTAGGCAAGTTATACTTACTATGTATGACCGTCATGCATATGCTACCCCAAAGCACcctgggcttcctaatatcagaGCATCTATCCCACTTTGTACTGAGTAGAAATTGTGGCTAGTGTCTGTTTATCTGTCTTCTTTCCTCCATTGTGAGCCTCTTGCCAGCAGGGATGAACCTTACTCATTTTTACATTCCTAGTACCTAACACAATACctagcatatagtaggtgctaTAGGACCTTTGTGATTTAAATGGACTGTATTAAACAAATGTGAAGGATCCCTAGCAGGTTTAagtattaaaaagatgaaaaagtgtACTAGTGTATAAACCAAAAGTGTATAGATAACATATAATAGTAAAGTTAATTAAGACTCATGATATTTGGTATTTTTGCTTTAACTAATATGCCAGCTAGGTATCACAGTACAAGGACATGTAAGTCACCATCTTTGTCTTCGAAGAGCTGTGAGTGTCatgggggtggtggggtgggggagggagagacaggTAAATAGAGAATGCACTGCGATAAACCTTGTATTAGGATATGAGCAGAGTACTGTGGGCACAGGAAAGGGAGCAACTAACTTTCTGGGTTAGGCAGGGAAGGAAGCACTATTTGAGCTGGGATTTAAAAGGAGAGTAGAAACAATGTGCTAAGcaaagtaaagagaaataagcaCCTGAGACAGACAAAAGTCATGAAATGTCATACCACATTCAGGAGAAAGTGAGGTGTTCAGTAAGACTGGACTACAGGGTAGACTGGAAGACAAATGGGACCCAACCATGAAGCAGCCTGAATAAGTTAGGGACATGTTCCCTAGATTTGAGACTTGATCTTTCAATGAACTTGAAGCTAGCCTGCCTCTAGCGTTCCCACAATAGAATGGCATAAACTCTATCATTGCCTTTATCACACTCTGTTGCAATGTTTATCTTTCTGCACCATCCACTTTGCTGGGATCTCTTTAAAGATAGGAAATCTTGCCTTGCTCATTTTCCAGGGCACTAAGCATACCAACTGACATGgcacatatttttttttgagatggagttttgctcttgttgccccggctggaatgctatggtgtgatcttggctcactgcaatctccgccccccggggttcaagagattctcctgcctcagacatGGCACATATtctataaacatttaattttttttaaaaagtaaacgtttaatattaataaattataggatgagtaatataaaaatttttaagggATAATTGatacagacattttttaaaagtcttcttGAAATTACATATTCATTCTCCCCAACCTCCTTGTGAAATATAAACAGCTAAAAGATTACTACAGTATGGCTTTTGCCTCAAAAGATGATCCTCCAAAGGaatgtttttcaactttttttttctcacaaggAGCGGGAAAATCATCCTTCCATTTGGCATCTTCATAAGCTACCTGTTAAGGTAGAACCTCTCATGCTGGCAGGGATatacagtcatgagccacatAACAATTTTTGGTCAGCAACAGACTACATGTATGACAGTGGTTCCCTAAGATTACaagggagctgaaaaattcctctCACCTACTGACACTATAGCTATCACAGCATCACAGTGCAACACATTATTCATGTGTTTGAGATAATGCTGGTATTAAAAAAAACCTACTGCACTACCAgtgtataaaagtatagcacattcAGTTATGTACAGTACGTAACACTTGATAATGATAAATGACTATGtaattggtttatttatttactatactatatatCTATTATTTCAGAgtatactccttctacttattaaaaaaaaattaactgtaaaacagcctcaggcaagtccttcaggaggtattccagaagaaggtgCAGTTTtcctaggagatgacagctccacgttattgcccctgaagactttccagtgggacaagatgtagaAGCAGAAGACAGTGATATGGATGATTCTGACCCTGTATAGGCTCATgctaatgtgtgtatttgtgtctttGCCTTAGTTTTTCACAGAagttttaaaggttaaaaaaattaaaaattttaaaacagaaaaaaggataaaaagaaaaaatacttttgtacAGCTGTAGAACGtatgtgttttaagctaagtattaCTACAAGAGAgtcaaaaagtttcaaaaaattaaaaagtttataaagtaaaagttatagtaagctaatttattattgaagaaaaaaaattttaaacagtgtagcctaagtgtacagttttataaagtctacagtagtgtataATAACattctaggccttcacattcacttaccACCCACTAACCAACTCACCcaagagcaacttccagtcctgtaaCCTCCATTCATGGCAAGTGCCTtgtacaggtgtaccattttttctctttcatagtTTTCTTACTGTACCTTCTCTATGTTTAGAAATGCAGATACTTACCATTGTGCTACaactgcctatagtattcagtacagtaatgtTGCTCAGATTTGTAGAGTAGGAGCTACAGACTATACCATATATCCTAGGTgcatagtaggctataccatctaggtttgtgtaagtacactctatgacaTTTGTGCAGTGACAAAAGTgtctaatgacacatttctcagaatgtaccTCCACCAGTATGTGATACATGATTTATATGAGTGGTAGTGCAACCTACCTGGGGACTGTATCCACACTGAATGCTTGAGTTCAATACAACAATTAATGAAATCTCTAATATGTGATACGAAAGCCTTGTAGGTCATGCCAAAGAGAAAGGAATTTATCCTACACATGATGGAAAACCACTgatgtattttaagtagaaaagtgAGATGGTCAGAAGTGCATTTTAAATATAACCATATGTACGATAAATTTAAGTAGGTGTTTAGAtcagaggaaaggaaatcagtttgggattattaaaaaatgaaatatgataAAAACCTAAAACAAGAGCAGCAATGGtaggaatgaagaagaaaataataaatttaaggaACATTTAAGAGGAAAAGTCAGTAGCACCAATAACTGACTTGATATAATGGAAAAAAGAAGCAGCTTCCAGCATGGCAGACGAAGGGTGCTGAGGTTCTATTACCTGAGATACAAAAAACTATAGTCTTCAAGAGGAAGTGATAATGATTTGTTCAGATATGTTCAACTGAGAGCCCAGGGAACGGCCAAGTGCAATAGTTAAGTACATGAGTATGTGTTTGAGGGAGAAGGTAAA contains:
- the LOC105473395 gene encoding fibroblast growth factor receptor substrate 2, with translation MGSCCSCPDKDTVPDNHRNKFKVINVDDDGNELGSGIMELTDTELILYTRKRDSVKWHYLCLRRYGYDSNLFSFESGRRCQTGQGIFAFKCARAEELFNMLQEIMQNNSINVVEEPVVERNNHQTELEVPRTPRTPTTPGFAAQNLPNGYPRYPSFGDASSHPSSRHPSVGSARLPSVGEESTHPLLVAEEQVHTYVNTTGVQEERKNRTSVHVPLEARVSNAESNTPKEEPSSIEDRDPQILLEPEGVKFVLGPTPVQKQLMEKEKLEQLGRDQVSGSGANNTEWDTGYDSDERRDAPSVNKLVYENINGLSIPSASGVRRGRLTSTSTSDTQNINNSAQRRTALLNYENLPSLPPVWEARKLSRDEDDNLGPKTPSLNGYHNNLDPMHNYVNTENVTVPASAHKIEYSRRRDCTPTVFNFDIRRPSLEHRQLNYIQVDLEGGSDSDNPQTPKTPTTPLPQTPTRRTELYAVIDIERTAAMSNLQKALPRDDGTSRKTRHNSTDLPM